The Pseudanabaena galeata CCNP1313 genome includes a region encoding these proteins:
- the psbQ gene encoding photosystem II protein PsbQ: MLNLKNYWTGFQKVTIAFCVMLALVGTLLAPVFTQPAIAQTGSKAAALAVSAEKLQVLSDRFDRLEKFVYAQKWNDIITYIHGPFGEIRRELRLIASQLSKTEKETANNVANNLFKNFVILDNAAKDRDAIAAETAFKKALQDFESIVNLVG, encoded by the coding sequence GTGTTGAATCTAAAAAATTATTGGACGGGTTTTCAAAAAGTGACGATCGCTTTTTGTGTGATGCTGGCGCTAGTTGGTACGCTTTTGGCTCCCGTTTTCACTCAGCCTGCGATCGCTCAAACTGGATCTAAAGCTGCTGCGTTGGCTGTTTCTGCTGAGAAGCTACAGGTGCTTAGCGATCGCTTTGATCGACTCGAAAAATTTGTGTATGCTCAAAAATGGAACGACATAATTACATACATTCATGGACCTTTTGGTGAAATTCGCCGTGAGCTAAGATTGATTGCTAGTCAGTTGAGCAAAACCGAAAAAGAAACCGCTAACAATGTGGCTAATAATCTATTTAAAAACTTTGTAATCCTTGATAATGCTGCTAAAGATAGAGATGCGATCGCAGCCGAGACTGCCTTTAAAAAAGCTCTCCAAGATTTTGAAAGTATCGTTAATTTAGTAGGCTAA